The following are encoded together in the Opitutus sp. ER46 genome:
- a CDS encoding cation:proton antiporter, which translates to MHGFHFIQDLAVILAVGGVVGWVCQRLGLSVVLGYLVAGMVVGPYTPPISLVSDPGRIETLAQIGLVFLMFSIGLRLSVRKLRRLGLSLMLATLAGALVVFYFSRVLGGVLDWSGAQGLFLAAMLMVSSSAIISRILQETGATHERSGQLAMGVAVIEDVVAVVMLTLLNSLVGLDRSPGTQIASTVLLLGAFVVLAGIGGLLLVPWLLRRMSIAADEELQTIGIAALLFGLAVIAQGAGYSLALGAFLLGTIVAETMHRQQVERIFEGMRDVFSAVFFVAIGLQIDAREVWAQIGTVVGLGLFAVVVRALAVSFGLTLIGTPAKDAARTGLRATPIGEFSFIIAQLGVAAALVPRSFYPLAVGISLVTTLVAPVLSRHSEAIVDFGLKREPRWLRDWLAAYRGWLERLRERRRRNLVWQLSRKRVAQVGIGALFVTGVVVFSGELLKLVERWVGPDWLFPHDVEIGFWTGLVALSIAPLVAIWRNLSAMAMLYAELSTRGHPHGRKWRPVVETAWKAAAAIGMGLWLFSIVPVGVTTRWLLLFSGVLALVAVLVLRRKLIYWHSEMEVEILNAIDTDPRRMSTVATPWLQPHGDWNLQMLECTLPDLADCQGRSIAELDLRAQYGCSVVGVERQGFMIPLPPPDTVLYPRDKVLLLGTAEQVKAGQACLVTVSGARGADSVFEEVSLEVMSVPAWSPAVDQALGALLPAQTFGVQIAGLRRGGLRILNPAAQEVLRAGDEILVLGTALQNADFRTWLQVQDDGDGRAEGDGAGGPQAAP; encoded by the coding sequence ATGCACGGTTTTCACTTCATCCAGGACCTTGCCGTCATCCTCGCCGTTGGCGGCGTGGTGGGCTGGGTGTGCCAGCGACTGGGGTTGTCGGTGGTGCTTGGATACCTGGTGGCGGGCATGGTGGTGGGGCCGTACACGCCGCCGATCTCCCTGGTGTCGGACCCGGGGCGGATCGAGACGCTGGCGCAGATCGGCCTGGTGTTCCTGATGTTCTCCATTGGCTTGCGCCTGAGCGTCCGAAAGCTGCGCCGGCTGGGATTATCGCTGATGCTGGCGACGTTGGCGGGGGCGCTGGTGGTCTTCTATTTTTCGCGGGTGCTGGGCGGGGTGCTGGACTGGAGCGGGGCGCAGGGGCTGTTCCTGGCGGCCATGCTGATGGTGTCGTCCTCGGCGATCATCAGCCGCATCCTGCAGGAGACAGGGGCGACGCACGAGCGGTCGGGGCAGCTCGCGATGGGGGTGGCGGTGATCGAGGACGTGGTGGCGGTGGTGATGCTGACGCTGCTCAACTCGCTGGTGGGGCTGGACCGGAGCCCGGGTACCCAGATTGCCAGTACGGTACTGCTGCTGGGGGCGTTTGTCGTGCTGGCCGGCATCGGCGGGCTGCTGCTGGTCCCGTGGCTGTTGCGGCGGATGAGCATCGCGGCGGACGAGGAGCTGCAGACGATCGGCATCGCCGCGCTGCTGTTTGGGCTGGCGGTGATCGCGCAGGGGGCGGGGTACTCGCTCGCGCTGGGGGCGTTCCTGCTCGGGACGATCGTCGCGGAGACGATGCACCGGCAGCAGGTGGAGCGGATTTTCGAGGGGATGCGCGACGTGTTCAGCGCGGTGTTCTTCGTGGCGATCGGCCTGCAGATCGATGCCCGCGAAGTGTGGGCGCAGATCGGGACGGTGGTGGGGCTCGGGTTGTTCGCGGTGGTGGTGCGCGCGCTGGCGGTGAGCTTTGGCCTGACGCTGATCGGCACGCCGGCGAAGGACGCGGCGCGGACGGGGCTGCGGGCGACGCCGATCGGCGAGTTCTCCTTCATCATCGCGCAACTGGGCGTGGCGGCGGCGCTGGTGCCGCGGAGCTTCTACCCGCTGGCGGTCGGCATCTCGCTGGTCACGACGCTGGTGGCGCCGGTGCTGTCGCGGCACTCGGAGGCGATCGTGGATTTCGGGCTCAAGCGGGAGCCGCGCTGGCTGCGCGACTGGCTGGCGGCCTATCGCGGGTGGCTCGAGCGCCTGCGCGAGCGCCGGCGCCGCAACCTGGTGTGGCAGCTCTCGCGGAAGCGCGTGGCGCAGGTGGGCATCGGCGCGCTGTTCGTCACGGGCGTCGTGGTGTTTTCCGGCGAGCTGTTGAAGCTGGTCGAGCGCTGGGTGGGGCCGGACTGGCTGTTCCCGCACGACGTGGAGATTGGCTTCTGGACGGGACTCGTGGCGCTCTCGATCGCGCCGCTGGTGGCCATCTGGCGAAACCTCTCGGCAATGGCGATGTTGTACGCGGAGCTGTCGACGCGGGGGCATCCGCACGGGCGGAAGTGGCGGCCGGTGGTGGAGACCGCGTGGAAGGCCGCCGCGGCGATCGGCATGGGGTTGTGGCTCTTTTCGATCGTGCCGGTGGGCGTGACGACGCGCTGGCTGCTGCTGTTCAGCGGCGTGCTGGCGCTGGTCGCGGTTCTCGTGCTGCGGCGCAAGCTCATCTACTGGCACAGCGAGATGGAGGTGGAGATCCTGAACGCGATCGACACGGACCCGCGGCGCATGTCGACCGTGGCGACGCCCTGGCTGCAGCCGCATGGGGACTGGAACCTGCAGATGCTCGAGTGCACCCTGCCGGACCTCGCGGACTGCCAGGGGCGGAGTATCGCGGAGCTCGACCTGCGCGCGCAGTACGGCTGCTCCGTGGTGGGGGTGGAGCGGCAGGGGTTCATGATCCCGCTGCCACCGCCGGACACGGTGCTGTATCCGCGTGACAAGGTCCTGCTGCTGGGCACGGCGGAGCAGGTGAAGGCGGGGCAGGCGTGTCTGGTGACCGTGTCGGGCGCGCGTGGAGCCGATTCGGTTTTCGAGGAAGTCAGCCTCGAGGTGATGTCGGTGCCGGCATGGAGTCCGGCGGTGGACCAGGCGCTCGGCGCGCTCCTGCCGGCCCAGACCTTCGGGGTGCAGATCGCGGGCCTGCGGCGCGGCGGGTTGCGAATCCTGAACCCCGCGGCGCAGGAGGTGTTGCGGGCGGGCGACGAGATCCTCGTGTTGGGGACGGCGCTGCAGAACGCGGATTTCCGGACGTGGCTGCAGGTGCAGGACGACGGCGACGGGCGGGCGGAGGGGGATGGGGCGGGCGGGCCGCAGGCGGCGCCGTAG
- a CDS encoding rod shape-determining protein — translation MANILGYFSNDIGIDLGTANTLVYVKDKGIVLREPSVVALDTTTRKVRAVGDEAKRMLGRTPGNITAIRPMKDGVIADFDVTEAMLRYFIRKVSSSSFRAPPRVVIAIPSGITEVEKRAVKESAMHAGARDVITIPEPMAAAIGVGLPIDEPAANMIVDIGGGTTEIAIISLNGIVFSKSIRVAGDELDSAIINYMKRAYNLLIGERTAEEIKMRIGSAYPLEEELTMEVKGRDSVAGLPKTIHITSQEIREALADTVAAIVDAVRVTLERCPPELSADLVDRGFVMAGGGALIRGIDRLLSEKTGLPVTVSDDPLSAVANGTGAVLNDLSWLMQNA, via the coding sequence ATGGCCAATATCCTCGGCTACTTTTCGAACGACATCGGCATCGACCTCGGCACCGCCAACACGCTCGTTTACGTCAAGGACAAGGGCATCGTCCTGCGCGAGCCGTCGGTCGTCGCGCTGGACACCACCACGCGCAAGGTCCGGGCCGTCGGCGATGAGGCGAAACGCATGCTTGGCCGCACCCCCGGCAACATCACCGCCATCCGCCCGATGAAGGACGGCGTGATCGCCGACTTCGATGTCACCGAGGCGATGCTGCGCTACTTCATTCGCAAGGTCTCGAGCAGCTCTTTCCGCGCCCCGCCCCGCGTTGTCATCGCCATCCCCTCGGGCATCACCGAGGTCGAAAAGCGGGCCGTGAAGGAATCCGCCATGCACGCCGGCGCGCGCGACGTCATCACGATTCCCGAGCCCATGGCCGCCGCGATCGGCGTCGGCCTCCCGATCGACGAGCCCGCGGCCAACATGATCGTCGACATCGGTGGTGGCACCACCGAGATCGCGATCATTTCCCTCAACGGCATCGTCTTCTCGAAATCGATCCGCGTCGCCGGCGACGAACTCGACAGCGCGATCATCAACTACATGAAGCGCGCCTATAATCTCCTCATCGGTGAGCGCACCGCGGAAGAGATCAAGATGCGCATCGGCTCCGCCTACCCGCTCGAGGAGGAGCTCACGATGGAGGTCAAGGGCCGCGACTCCGTGGCCGGCCTGCCGAAGACAATCCACATCACGTCCCAGGAGATCCGCGAGGCCCTCGCCGACACCGTGGCCGCGATCGTCGACGCCGTGCGCGTCACGCTCGAACGCTGCCCACCCGAACTCTCCGCCGACCTCGTCGACCGCGGCTTCGTGATGGCTGGCGGCGGCGCGCTGATCCGCGGCATCGACCGCCTCCTCAGCGAGAAGACCGGTCTGCCGGTCACCGTCTCCGATGATCCCCTCTCCGCCGTCGCAAACGGCACGGGCGCGGTGCTCAACGACCTTTCCTGGCTGATGCAGAACGCCTGA
- the mreC gene encoding rod shape-determining protein MreC yields the protein MPFFRFVQTKPFATFGVMVLVWLLLPVGIKSFTRASFFELTAPIMVAVSYARDLQGYWSLRLHTKSQLIEAGRDLARTNATYELAVQQNSELQAEIARLEGLFRLPALNQYRYEHARVARREFSAWWQQIEIRKGRNFGIPVDAPVIFSGGVVGRVRAVHATTATVELISSPTLRLAGVIEGDSRPISFQGGNNASFAPPRGILEFVPLDINITPKAPKRLVTSGLGGVFPPGLIIGKVTGLTLGNDGMFQSGIVQLDERLGALTEVTVLVPLANP from the coding sequence GTGCCTTTCTTCCGCTTCGTCCAAACCAAGCCCTTCGCCACCTTCGGGGTGATGGTCCTCGTGTGGCTGCTGCTGCCGGTCGGCATCAAGTCGTTCACCCGGGCGAGCTTCTTCGAGCTCACCGCGCCCATCATGGTCGCCGTCTCCTACGCCCGCGATCTCCAGGGCTACTGGTCCCTCCGCCTGCACACGAAGTCCCAGCTCATCGAGGCCGGTCGCGACCTCGCCCGCACCAACGCGACCTACGAGCTCGCGGTCCAGCAGAACTCCGAACTCCAGGCCGAGATTGCCCGCCTCGAGGGCCTCTTCCGCCTCCCCGCCCTCAACCAATACCGCTACGAGCACGCCCGCGTCGCCCGCCGCGAATTCTCCGCCTGGTGGCAGCAGATCGAGATCCGCAAGGGCCGCAACTTCGGCATCCCGGTCGACGCCCCGGTCATCTTCAGCGGTGGCGTCGTCGGCCGCGTCCGCGCCGTCCACGCCACCACCGCCACCGTCGAGCTCATCAGCAGCCCCACGCTGCGCCTCGCCGGCGTCATCGAGGGCGACTCCCGCCCCATCAGCTTCCAGGGCGGCAACAACGCCTCCTTCGCTCCGCCGCGCGGCATCCTCGAGTTCGTGCCGCTCGACATCAACATCACCCCCAAGGCCCCCAAGCGCCTCGTCACCTCCGGCTTGGGCGGCGTCTTCCCGCCCGGCCTCATCATCGGCAAGGTCACCGGCCTCACTCTCGGCAACGACGGCATGTTCCAGTCCGGCATCGTCCAGCTCGACGAACGCCTCGGCGCCCTCACCGAGGTTACCGTCCTCGTCCCGCTCGCCAACCCGTAG